The segment CGAGGTGCTGCGGATCGCCGTGGGGAAGAGGCCGTCGCGCGGCGTCCTCACGTTCTCGATCTGGGAGGGGGACGTCCGCCCCGTTCGCGCGTTCGCGCAGGCGCGCCCCCGCGAAGGATGCGACGCCTGCTCGGGCCGCCGGTACCCCGCGCTCGAAGGAGAGGGGGCGACGGAGGTCGTCCGGCTCTGCGGCCGCAACGCGGTCCAGGTCGCGCCCGCGGGGCGGGAGCGCCCCGATTTCGACCGGCTCGAGCGCGCGCTTTCCGGCTTCCCCGTTCAGCGCTCGGCGAACGTCCTGTCGTTCCCCGCCGAAGGCGTCGTGCTGACCCTCTTCTCCGACGGCCGCTGCGTCGTCCGGGGGACGGAGGACTTCGACCGGGCGAGGAGCCTCTACGCGAAGTACGTCGGGCGCTGACGTGCGGCGCGTCCGGCTCGACGACCTCCTCGCCCGGCCCGAGCTCCTCGCCGAGCTCGCCGGAGACCTCCGGCGCGGCGGCGTCGCGGCGCTTCCGACGGAGACGTTCTACGGCCTCGCCGCGGACCCGCGGAGCCCCGAGGGGTGCGCGCGGGTCTTCGCCGTCAAGGGGAGGGACGCGGAGAAAGCGCTTCCCGTGCTCGCCGCGTCGGCCGCGGATCTGGGAGGGCTCGGCGTCTCCGCCGCGCCCGGGACGATCTCGCGCATCGCGGCGCTCTGGCCCGCGCCGCTCACCGCCGTCTTCGCGCTGCGCGAGCCGCTGCCCTGCACGTCCGGGGGCCTCTCGCTCGCCGTCCGCGTCCCCGCGCACCCGGCGCTGCGGCGGCTGCTCGAGCGGACCGGACCGCTCACGGGCACGTCCGCCAATCGCTCCGGCGAGCCGCCGGCTTCCACGGCCGCCGTCGTCGAAGAGGCGCTCGGCCGCGCGATCGACTGGCTCGTCGACGGCGGGGACACCCCCGGCGGCCTTCCCTCGACCGTCGTCGACGCCCGCGTCGAGCCGCCGCGGGTGCTGCGGGCCGGCGCTTTCCCCTGGCCGGAAACACGATAGAATTCCTCGTTTTCCGGTCTTTTCTTCGGAGGCCGCGGTGGGAATCGTCAGAACATACGCCGGCATGACGCCGGTCCTCGGGGAGCGGGTGTACCTCGCGGAGAC is part of the Thermoanaerobaculia bacterium genome and harbors:
- a CDS encoding L-threonylcarbamoyladenylate synthase — encoded protein: MRRVRLDDLLARPELLAELAGDLRRGGVAALPTETFYGLAADPRSPEGCARVFAVKGRDAEKALPVLAASAADLGGLGVSAAPGTISRIAALWPAPLTAVFALREPLPCTSGGLSLAVRVPAHPALRRLLERTGPLTGTSANRSGEPPASTAAVVEEALGRAIDWLVDGGDTPGGLPSTVVDARVEPPRVLRAGAFPWPETR